In Mustela lutreola isolate mMusLut2 chromosome 1, mMusLut2.pri, whole genome shotgun sequence, one genomic interval encodes:
- the GPHA2 gene encoding glycoprotein hormone alpha-2: MASPQTLLLCLLVLAVTEGWGLQAPIPGCHLHPFNVTVRSDRQGTCQGSHVAQACVGHCESSAFPSRYSVLVASGYRHNVTSVSQCCTISGLRKVKVQLQCGGDRREELEIFTARTCQCDMCRLSRY; encoded by the exons ATGGCATCCCCCCAAAcgctgctcctctgcctgctggtcctgGCAGTGACGGAAGGTTGGGGTCTCCAGGCACCCATCCCAGGCTGCCACCTGCACC CCTTCAATGTGACAGTGCGAAGTGACCGCCAAGGCACCTGCCAGGGCTCCCATGTGGCACAGGCCTGTGTGGGCCACTGTGAGTCTAGCGCCTTCCCTTCCCGGTACTCCGTGCTGGTGGCCAGTGGCTATCGACATAACGTGACCTCCGTCTCTCAGTGCTGCACCATCAGTGGCCTGAGGAAG gtgAAGGTGCAGCTGCAGTGTGGGGGGGACCGGAGGGAGGAGCTGGAGATCTTCACGGCCAGGACCTGCCAGTGTGACATGTGTCGCCTCTCGCGCTACtag